ATAAGCCGGCCAGGAGAGCAATCCGCCGATGGAAGTGATGTTGATGATCCGCCCGCGGCCCTGCTTTTTCATGATCGGGGCCGCTGCCTGCACCGTCCAGAGATGAGCCTTCAGGTTGACACCGAGGATTCGATCCAGGTCTTCTTCGGTGAGCCGGTCGTAGCGCCCCTCGAAAAACAGCCCGGCATTGTTGACCAGAATGTCGAGCCGGCCGAAGTGGCGCGCCGCCGTTTCCACCAGCCCCCTGGCGTCGTCTCGACGGGAAACATCAGCCCGATGGAGAAGGCTTTTGACGCCGCGCTGTTCGACTTCAGCCGCCGTCTGCCTGGCCTCGTCGGCCGATTGGGAATAGTGAACGGCCACGGAAGCGCCTGCTTCGGCAAGCTTCAAGGCGATGTCTCTCCCCATGCGCCTGGCTGCCCCGGTCACGATCGCTGCCTGACTCTCGAGCGTCCTCATGTCGCCCCCCGTCTATCTACCTCGGCTCGATTGGGATCGGTGAAGATACCACGCCGCCGCGGGACAACTCAAATGGGGAAGGGATGCATGCGAATTTGACGGGCTCCTCGCCGTTCTCTAGAATCCTGCTGCATTCAGCCCCGCGAAAGGATTCCGACCATGCAACTCGACGTGCTGGCCATCGCCGCCCACCCGGATGACGTGGAACTCACCTGCGGCGGGACGCTCATCAAGATGGCGCAAACCGGCTACCGCACCGGCATCCTCGACCTGACGGATGGAGAAATGGGGACGCGCGGTTCAGCGGAAATTCGCCAGCAAGAGGCGGCGGCGGCTGCCCGGGTGATGGGCGCCAGCTTCCGCGAGAGCCTTGGCCTGCCGGACGCCCGGGTGGAAGCGACCATGGAAAACAAGCTGGCCATCGGAAACAAGATCCGCCAGCTTCGCCCCCGGGTGGTGATCCTGCCCTACTGGGAAGGCCGCCACCCGGACCACTACACCTGCTCCCGCGCAGGCTACGAGGCTTGTTTTCTCGCCGGACTAAAAAAGCTGCCTCTTGAGGGCACTGCCTACCGCCCGTTCAAGATTCTCTATTCGACGATGTACGCCGAAGTCCGCCCGACGTTTGTCGTGGATATTACCGAGCAGTTTGAGCGGCGGCGCCAGGCCATTCTTTGCTACAAGTCCCAGTTCGCTCCGGAAGAGGAAAGCGACGACGGCGAGGTTTTCCTGCCGCTGGACACGCTCCAGGAACGGGTCTCAGCCACCGTCCGCCAATACGGCTTGATGATCGGGACACAATACGCCGAGCCTTTTCTGGTGCGGGAGATGGTCGAGGTGGAAGATATCGTGAAGATGCCGGTCCGATCCATTTAAAACTAATTTCACAAATGATCAGAATTGGAGTGCGGCGGCTTGCGGCCGCCTTCCGAAAGCGGGAGCCCTTCGACTCCGCTCAGGGCAAGCAAGCTTCTGCACTCCAAACGGAAAAGGCAAGCTAGGAGTGGCGGCGAAAATGGCGATAGATGAAGAAAATCACGCCGAGCAAGATGGCAGCGGCGATGACGATATCGGCGCGCTCGAAGTGGTGCCTCAGCCTGGGCCAGTTCTCCCCCATCTTCAGCCCGAGGTAAGCCAGGCCCAGGCACCAGGGGAACGAACCGAAAAAGGTATAGACGTTGAAGCGAAGAAAATTCATCCTGGCGACGCCCGCCGGAAACGCAATGAAGGTCCGGATAACAGGCAAGAGGCGGCTAAAAAAAACCGTTGCCTCGCCGTAACGCTCAAACCAGCGATCGGCCCAGGCCAATTCGCGCCGCGAGATGAGGAGGTACTTTCCGTAGCGTTCGATGAAGGGCCTGCCACCGCGCCACCCGACCCAGTAGGCGACAATCGAGCCGACGTTGCAGCCAATCGCTCCGGCCAGCGC
The window above is part of the Candidatus Acidiferrales bacterium genome. Proteins encoded here:
- the bshB1 gene encoding bacillithiol biosynthesis deacetylase BshB1, translated to MQLDVLAIAAHPDDVELTCGGTLIKMAQTGYRTGILDLTDGEMGTRGSAEIRQQEAAAAARVMGASFRESLGLPDARVEATMENKLAIGNKIRQLRPRVVILPYWEGRHPDHYTCSRAGYEACFLAGLKKLPLEGTAYRPFKILYSTMYAEVRPTFVVDITEQFERRRQAILCYKSQFAPEEESDDGEVFLPLDTLQERVSATVRQYGLMIGTQYAEPFLVREMVEVEDIVKMPVRSI
- a CDS encoding DedA family protein, with amino-acid sequence MFAHLADIISRFVIAVISAGGYPGIVLLMAIESACIPLPSEVIMPFSGYLVLTGRFNLWGTALAGAIGCNVGSIVAYWVGWRGGRPFIERYGKYLLISRRELAWADRWFERYGEATVFFSRLLPVIRTFIAFPAGVARMNFLRFNVYTFFGSFPWCLGLAYLGLKMGENWPRLRHHFERADIVIAAAILLGVIFFIYRHFRRHS
- a CDS encoding glucose 1-dehydrogenase, translating into MRTLESQAAIVTGAARRMGRDIALKLAEAGASVAVHYSQSADEARQTAAEVEQRGVKSLLHRADVSRRDDARGLVETAARHFGRLDILVNNAGLFFEGRYDRLTEEDLDRILGVNLKAHLWTVQAAAPIMKKQGRGRIINITSIGGLLSWPAYTHYCVSKAAAIMLTRCLARALGPEITVNSIAPGTIQFPGEPLDEDYVRRSALKRTGKGNDIAGTVLFLASEDAAFITGQVFVVDGGRTLA